The proteins below come from a single Campylobacter sp. CCUG 57310 genomic window:
- the lepA gene encoding translation elongation factor 4 has translation MKNIRNFSIIAHIDHGKSTLADRLIQECGAVSDREMSSQIMDTMDIEKERGITIKAQSVRLEHNLNGEKYILNLIDTPGHVDFSYEVSRSLASCEGALLVVDASQGVEAQTIANVYIALENNLEIIPVINKIDLPAADPERVKNEIEHVIGLDCSNAIEVSAKSGIGIKELVEAIITRIPPPHGDIKSPLKTLIYDSWFDNYLGALALVRVYDGELAKNDEILVMGTGKKHIVLDLMYPNPIAPIKTSKLSAGEVGIVVLGLKNVSDVQVGDTITLAKNPLKEPVGGFERAKPFVFAGLYPIETDKFEDLRDALDKLKLNDSSISYEPETSVALGFGFRVGFLGLLHMEVIKERLEREFDLDLIATAPTVTYEVIQTDGQILEIQNPSQLPPVNKIEMIKEPYVRSTIITPSEFLGNIITLLNNRRAIQTKMDYITPERVLLEYDIPMNEIVMDFYDKLKSSTKGYASFDYEPSEYREGDLVKLDIKVAGETVDALSIIVPESKAQSKGRDFVKAMKEIVPRQLFEVAIQASIGNKIIARETVKSMGKNVTAKCYGGDITRKRKLLEKQKEGKKRMKAIGKVNLPQEAFLSVLKID, from the coding sequence ATGAAAAACATAAGAAATTTTAGCATCATAGCCCACATAGATCACGGCAAAAGCACTCTTGCGGACCGCTTAATCCAAGAGTGCGGAGCGGTAAGCGACCGCGAGATGAGTAGTCAGATAATGGACACGATGGATATCGAAAAAGAACGCGGTATCACGATAAAAGCTCAAAGCGTGAGACTTGAACACAACCTAAACGGCGAAAAATATATCTTAAATCTAATCGACACTCCGGGACACGTTGATTTTAGCTACGAAGTAAGTAGAAGTCTAGCAAGCTGCGAAGGTGCGCTTTTAGTGGTGGACGCAAGCCAAGGAGTCGAGGCTCAAACCATCGCAAACGTCTATATCGCACTTGAAAACAACCTTGAAATCATCCCCGTGATAAATAAAATTGACCTTCCGGCAGCAGACCCTGAGCGCGTAAAAAACGAGATAGAGCACGTTATCGGGCTTGACTGCTCAAATGCTATCGAAGTAAGCGCAAAGAGTGGCATAGGTATAAAAGAGTTAGTTGAGGCTATCATCACGCGAATTCCGCCACCGCACGGAGATATAAAAAGCCCGCTTAAGACGCTGATTTACGATAGTTGGTTTGACAACTACCTTGGCGCGCTGGCTCTTGTGCGCGTGTATGACGGCGAGTTAGCCAAAAACGATGAAATTTTGGTTATGGGCACGGGCAAAAAGCATATCGTGCTTGATCTTATGTATCCAAACCCGATCGCACCGATTAAGACAAGCAAGCTAAGCGCGGGCGAAGTAGGCATAGTCGTGCTTGGGCTTAAAAACGTAAGCGACGTGCAGGTAGGAGATACGATAACGCTTGCCAAAAATCCGCTTAAAGAGCCGGTCGGCGGCTTTGAGAGGGCAAAGCCATTTGTATTTGCAGGACTTTATCCGATAGAAACGGACAAATTTGAAGATCTGCGCGACGCTCTTGATAAGCTTAAGCTAAACGACAGCTCCATAAGCTACGAGCCTGAGACTTCTGTGGCTCTTGGATTTGGCTTTCGCGTTGGATTTTTGGGACTGCTTCACATGGAGGTCATCAAAGAGCGTTTGGAGCGTGAATTTGACCTTGATCTGATAGCAACTGCACCGACCGTGACATACGAAGTTATCCAAACGGACGGGCAAATTTTAGAGATTCAAAACCCAAGCCAGCTTCCGCCGGTAAATAAAATCGAGATGATCAAAGAGCCTTACGTGCGCTCGACTATCATCACGCCTAGTGAATTTTTAGGCAATATCATCACGCTTTTAAACAACCGCCGAGCGATTCAGACTAAGATGGACTACATAACACCAGAGCGTGTGTTGCTTGAATACGATATACCGATGAATGAGATCGTGATGGACTTTTACGATAAGCTTAAATCAAGCACCAAAGGCTACGCGAGCTTTGATTATGAGCCTAGCGAGTACCGAGAGGGAGACCTGGTGAAGCTTGATATCAAGGTTGCGGGAGAAACGGTAGATGCGCTCTCTATCATCGTACCTGAAAGCAAAGCTCAAAGCAAGGGTCGAGACTTCGTAAAAGCGATGAAGGAGATCGTGCCAAGACAGCTTTTTGAAGTAGCTATCCAAGCAAGTATCGGCAATAAAATCATAGCGCGCGAGACAGTTAAATCAATGGGCAAAAACGTCACTGCAAAGTGCTACGGAGGCGATATCACACGTAAGAGAAAATTGCTTGAAAAGCAAAAAGAGGGCAAAAAAAGAATGAAAGCCATAGGCAAGGTAAATTTACCGCAAGAAGCGTTTTTAAGCGTGCTTAAGATAGATTAA
- a CDS encoding YajG family lipoprotein has protein sequence MKKYILIALLPFLFLGCAQQSSVLNLSPYNSTSNSLGFAKQVQINSVIDNRQNKSIVATITNSKGDVSEYVTLQNDISVWLKDALEKEISRLGGQVVSFSSDIIVDVQIVWLKANLSGYSTDNLKGEAKVMLTIRRGDQTITKNVAQTQTKFAPIQTSGAFDKFIDELLSDIVKRAAVQILKS, from the coding sequence ATGAAAAAATACATACTTATCGCCCTACTTCCTTTTTTATTTTTAGGTTGTGCACAACAAAGTTCGGTTCTCAATTTATCTCCTTATAACTCAACTTCAAATTCTTTAGGGTTTGCCAAACAGGTTCAAATAAACTCGGTCATAGACAATCGCCAAAACAAAAGCATAGTCGCAACGATAACGAATTCAAAAGGCGATGTTAGCGAATACGTTACACTTCAAAACGACATCTCCGTCTGGCTAAAAGACGCTCTTGAAAAGGAAATTTCAAGGCTCGGCGGGCAAGTTGTGAGCTTTTCTAGCGATATAATAGTTGATGTGCAGATCGTATGGCTTAAAGCGAATTTAAGCGGATATAGCACGGACAACCTAAAAGGCGAAGCAAAAGTAATGCTAACGATAAGGCGCGGCGATCAGACCATAACAAAAAATGTCGCACAAACACAAACCAAATTCGCCCCTATCCAGACAAGCGGCGCATTTGACAAATTTATAGACGAACTTTTAAGCGATATCGTAAAACGAGCCGCCGTTCAAATTCTAAAAAGCTGA
- a CDS encoding ComF family protein gives MRCANCGRLSIKILCKFCALHLKNSSLKTRILKDDFKIYSFFDYSEVKNLIHSKHKFHGRFIYKSLANLSLKKFAQNFKFGSKINAVAIDDRVKFDYSHTAILARALKSDEIKPLHSCLYASSDVNYSGKDLAFRIKHPRNFKLNKIPKFPVILVDDIITTGTTMIEAKTALEKFGVEVLFGLVLADAKY, from the coding sequence ATGAGGTGCGCAAATTGTGGGCGCTTAAGCATTAAAATTTTATGTAAATTTTGCGCCTTGCACCTTAAAAATTCATCTTTAAAAACAAGAATTTTAAAAGACGATTTTAAAATTTACAGCTTCTTTGACTACTCCGAAGTTAAAAATTTAATCCACTCCAAGCATAAATTTCACGGCAGATTTATATACAAAAGCCTTGCGAATTTGAGTCTCAAAAAATTTGCCCAAAATTTCAAATTCGGCTCAAAAATAAATGCCGTAGCGATAGACGATAGGGTTAAATTTGATTATTCTCACACGGCGATTTTGGCTCGCGCTCTTAAAAGCGATGAGATCAAGCCGCTTCATTCTTGCCTTTATGCAAGCTCTGATGTAAATTATTCGGGCAAGGATTTAGCCTTTCGCATAAAGCATCCAAGAAATTTCAAACTAAACAAAATTCCAAAATTTCCCGTTATCTTGGTTGATGATATAATAACTACGGGAACTACAATGATTGAAGCTAAAACAGCACTTGAAAAATTTGGCGTAGAAGTCTTGTTTGGACTTGTTTTAGCCGATGCGAAGTATTAA
- the gyrA gene encoding DNA topoisomerase (ATP-hydrolyzing) subunit A, producing the protein MENIFEANQDIESIDIEDSIKASYLDYSMSVIIGRALPDARDGLKPVHRRILYAMNDLGVGSRSPYKKSARIVGDVIGKYHPHGDTAVYDALVRMAQPFSMRYPSVDGQGNFGSVDGDGAAAMRYTEARMTNLAEELLRDIDKDTVDFIPNYDDSTVEPDVLPSRVPNLLLNGSSGIAVGMATNIPPHSLDELISGLLLVLDNKNATLEEVMEHIKGPDFPTGGIIFGKKGIIEAYKTGRGRVKIRAKTHIEKKPNKDVIVIDELPYQTNKARLIEQIADLVKEKQIEGISEVRDESDRDGIRVVIELKRDAMSDIVLNNLFKSTTMESTFGVIMLAIDNKEPKIFGLIDLLKLFLNHRKTVIIRRTIFELQKARARAHILEGLKIALDNIDEVIELIKNSPDTTSARDGLMAKFGLSELQSNAILDMRLSKLTGLEREKLDNELQELLSEIARLDEILKSETLLETLIREELIEIKSKFKVPRVTEIVDDYDDIDIEDLIPNENMVVTITHRGYIKRVPSKQYEKQKRGGKGKVAVTTYDDDFIESFFTSNTHDTLMFVTDRGQLYWLKVYKIPEGSRMAKGKAVVNLVQLQPDEKIKAIIPTTDFNENKSLAFFTKNGVVKRTNLSEFKNIRSIGVRAITLDENDELVTALIVESDENEFIPPISDDENTTLTQEIEIQDENLDENVDSVAAGKMLFIVTKKGMCLKFNVSKVRQMGRTARGVTGIKFKELGDEVVGAAVIESNDQEVLSISQKGIGKRTTAEEYRLTNRGGKGVICMKLTNRTGDLVGVLMVDEEQDLMALTSSGKMIRVDMQSIRKAGRNTSGVIVVNVDGDDVVSVAACPKEESQSEEGDEQGEDGGSILE; encoded by the coding sequence ATGGAAAACATATTTGAAGCAAATCAAGATATCGAATCTATAGACATTGAAGACTCTATAAAAGCAAGCTATCTGGACTACTCTATGAGCGTTATCATAGGACGTGCATTGCCTGATGCAAGAGACGGACTTAAGCCTGTTCATAGAAGAATTTTATACGCCATGAACGATCTTGGAGTAGGCTCAAGAAGCCCTTATAAAAAGTCGGCTCGTATCGTAGGTGATGTCATCGGTAAGTACCACCCGCACGGCGATACAGCCGTATATGACGCGCTTGTTCGTATGGCTCAGCCATTTTCTATGAGATATCCAAGCGTTGACGGTCAAGGAAACTTCGGTTCGGTCGATGGCGACGGTGCGGCGGCGATGCGTTATACGGAAGCTAGAATGACAAATTTGGCTGAAGAGCTTCTTCGCGATATAGATAAAGACACGGTTGATTTTATTCCAAACTACGATGACAGCACCGTTGAGCCGGATGTTTTGCCTAGCAGAGTTCCGAATTTGCTTTTAAACGGTTCAAGCGGTATAGCGGTAGGTATGGCCACAAACATTCCTCCGCATAGTCTTGATGAGCTGATAAGCGGACTTTTGTTGGTTCTTGATAATAAAAACGCAACTCTTGAGGAGGTTATGGAGCATATCAAGGGTCCTGATTTCCCGACAGGCGGTATCATATTTGGCAAAAAAGGCATTATCGAAGCTTACAAAACAGGTAGAGGTCGCGTAAAGATAAGAGCAAAAACCCATATCGAAAAAAAGCCGAACAAGGACGTGATAGTAATTGACGAGCTTCCTTACCAAACAAACAAGGCTCGCCTCATCGAGCAAATAGCCGATCTTGTCAAAGAAAAACAGATAGAGGGCATTAGCGAAGTGCGCGATGAGTCCGATAGAGACGGAATTCGCGTAGTTATCGAGCTTAAACGCGATGCGATGAGCGATATCGTGCTAAACAATCTCTTTAAATCGACAACTATGGAGAGCACCTTTGGCGTCATAATGCTTGCGATAGACAACAAAGAGCCTAAAATTTTCGGTCTTATCGATCTGCTTAAGTTGTTTTTAAATCACCGCAAGACGGTTATAATAAGACGCACTATTTTTGAACTTCAAAAAGCACGCGCAAGAGCCCATATCTTAGAGGGTCTTAAAATCGCGCTTGATAATATCGATGAGGTAATAGAACTTATAAAAAATAGCCCCGATACGACTTCGGCCAGAGATGGGTTGATGGCTAAATTTGGACTTAGCGAGCTTCAGTCAAATGCGATTTTGGATATGAGGCTAAGCAAGCTAACCGGTCTTGAGCGAGAAAAGCTTGATAACGAGCTTCAAGAACTACTATCCGAGATAGCAAGACTTGACGAAATTTTAAAGAGCGAAACTTTGCTTGAAACACTGATTAGAGAAGAACTCATCGAAATAAAGAGCAAATTTAAAGTTCCGCGCGTTACCGAGATAGTGGATGATTATGACGATATCGATATCGAGGACTTGATACCTAATGAAAACATGGTCGTAACCATAACTCATCGCGGATATATCAAACGAGTGCCAAGCAAGCAATACGAGAAGCAAAAGCGAGGCGGTAAGGGCAAAGTAGCAGTAACTACATACGATGATGACTTCATCGAAAGCTTCTTTACGTCAAATACTCACGATACGCTGATGTTTGTAACCGATCGCGGACAACTATACTGGCTGAAAGTTTATAAAATTCCTGAAGGAAGTCGCATGGCAAAAGGCAAAGCGGTAGTGAATTTAGTCCAACTTCAGCCTGACGAAAAGATAAAAGCGATCATTCCGACAACTGATTTCAACGAAAACAAGTCGCTTGCGTTCTTTACGAAAAACGGCGTAGTAAAACGCACAAATTTAAGCGAATTTAAAAACATACGCTCTATCGGAGTAAGAGCCATTACTCTTGATGAAAACGACGAACTGGTAACCGCGCTGATCGTTGAGAGCGATGAAAATGAATTTATCCCGCCTATTAGCGATGATGAAAATACAACCTTAACTCAAGAGATAGAAATTCAAGATGAAAATTTAGACGAAAACGTAGATAGTGTAGCTGCCGGCAAAATGCTCTTTATCGTTACTAAAAAAGGTATGTGTCTTAAATTTAATGTTAGCAAAGTTCGCCAGATGGGAAGAACGGCTCGCGGCGTAACGGGAATTAAATTTAAAGAGCTTGGCGACGAGGTAGTAGGTGCGGCAGTAATTGAAAGCAACGATCAAGAGGTGCTTAGCATATCTCAAAAAGGTATCGGCAAGCGCACAACCGCTGAAGAGTACCGCTTAACAAATCGTGGCGGCAAGGGCGTAATCTGCATGAAGCTAACCAACCGTACAGGCGATCTGGTAGGAGTCTTGATGGTTGATGAAGAGCAGGATTTGATGGCTCTAACCTCAAGCGGCAAGATGATCAGGGTAGATATGCAAAGCATCAGAAAAGCCGGTCGCAATACAAGCGGTGTAATAGTCGTAAATGTCGATGGAGACGACGTAGTAAGCGTAGCGGCATGCCCTAAGGAAGAAAGTCAAAGCGAAGAAGGCGATGAGCAGGGCGAAGACGGCGGCAGTATTTTGGAATAA
- a CDS encoding LPP20 family lipoprotein: protein MVMSGCSSKDANLGMAQQDVVIQKIDKDDIRDVMKQEKMIYDIAPVEAMFSAVGEGIAPLNTVSQAQSLALAKRAAIADAHRQLAEKLYGVKINSRDTVRDAMLKDSTITAQVSGLVKNASIVEHDFKDGLYRVRMELKLDQSKWQEIFAY, encoded by the coding sequence ATGGTTATGAGCGGTTGCTCTAGCAAAGACGCTAATTTAGGCATGGCACAGCAAGATGTCGTGATACAAAAGATCGACAAAGACGATATAAGAGATGTCATGAAGCAAGAAAAGATGATATATGACATAGCTCCGGTAGAAGCGATGTTTAGTGCGGTAGGCGAAGGCATAGCGCCTCTTAACACCGTCTCTCAAGCCCAATCTTTAGCTCTTGCCAAACGCGCAGCGATAGCCGACGCTCACAGGCAGCTTGCAGAAAAGCTTTACGGAGTAAAGATCAACTCTCGCGATACCGTTAGAGACGCAATGCTAAAAGACTCAACCATAACGGCTCAAGTAAGCGGTCTTGTCAAAAACGCTTCGATAGTCGAGCATGACTTCAAAGACGGTCTTTACCGCGTTAGAATGGAACTTAAACTAGATCAAAGCAAGTGGCAAGAAATTTTTGCATACTGA
- a CDS encoding sigma-54 dependent transcriptional regulator — protein MNIVIVEDDINMRKSLEIALGEYEELQIKSYKSAVEALKKLSDDTDLIITDINMPTMDGLEFIKKLEGKFDVIIMTGNATLNKAIESVRLGVKDFLTKPFDIETLYQAIKRVEILNQKLSKKIQKPSEVKATESSEFYSTSPALEKTLHIAKKSALTDVSIMLSGESGVGKELFANFIHKSSPRANKPFIALNMAAIPENLIESELFGFEKGAFTDASAQKKGQFELADGGTLFLDEIAEMPLNLQPKLLRALQEREITRLGATKSTKIDVRIVCATNANLQDLIKQGKFREDLFYRLNTIPLFIPPLRERKEEILPIANRALENSCKEFGFKAKKFSKEAAKELEEYEFPGNIRELISVVQRAAIMSEGDEISASDLFLQSRKPKDKEGIKKDLIIDVVKSVDGNLKEACEILNLSEENLRENLKKYGIKEGL, from the coding sequence ATGAATATAGTCATTGTCGAAGATGACATAAATATGCGCAAATCCCTTGAAATAGCGCTTGGCGAATACGAAGAATTGCAAATCAAAAGCTACAAAAGCGCAGTTGAGGCTCTTAAGAAGCTAAGCGATGATACCGATCTTATAATAACCGATATCAATATGCCTACAATGGACGGACTTGAATTTATAAAAAAATTAGAGGGCAAATTTGACGTTATCATAATGACGGGAAACGCTACTTTAAACAAAGCCATTGAGAGCGTAAGGCTTGGAGTTAAGGACTTTTTAACAAAGCCGTTTGATATAGAAACGCTTTATCAAGCCATAAAAAGAGTTGAAATTCTAAATCAAAAATTATCTAAAAAAATACAAAAACCAAGCGAAGTTAAAGCTACCGAGTCAAGCGAATTTTACTCCACTTCGCCCGCTCTTGAAAAAACGCTTCATATAGCCAAAAAATCGGCTTTAACCGATGTTAGCATAATGCTTAGCGGCGAAAGCGGAGTGGGAAAAGAGCTCTTTGCAAATTTTATACACAAAAGCTCTCCTCGCGCAAATAAGCCTTTCATCGCGCTAAATATGGCGGCCATTCCTGAAAATCTCATTGAAAGCGAACTTTTTGGCTTTGAAAAAGGAGCGTTTACGGACGCTTCGGCTCAAAAAAAGGGTCAGTTTGAGCTCGCTGACGGGGGGACGCTATTTTTAGACGAGATTGCAGAGATGCCTTTAAATTTGCAACCAAAGCTTCTAAGGGCTCTTCAAGAAAGGGAGATAACGCGTCTTGGAGCTACTAAAAGCACTAAAATAGATGTAAGGATAGTTTGCGCGACTAACGCAAATTTGCAAGACTTGATAAAACAGGGCAAATTTAGGGAAGATCTTTTTTACAGATTAAATACTATTCCTCTTTTTATCCCGCCTCTTAGAGAGCGCAAAGAGGAAATTTTGCCCATAGCAAATCGCGCTCTTGAAAATTCCTGCAAAGAATTTGGCTTCAAGGCTAAAAAATTCTCCAAAGAAGCTGCAAAAGAGCTTGAAGAGTATGAATTCCCTGGCAACATAAGAGAGCTTATTTCCGTAGTTCAAAGAGCGGCTATAATGAGCGAAGGAGATGAAATTTCGGCTAGCGATCTGTTTTTACAATCAAGAAAGCCAAAGGATAAAGAAGGGATAAAAAAAGACCTTATAATCGACGTAGTAAAAAGCGTGGACGGAAATTTAAAAGAGGCGTGCGAAATTTTAAATTTAAGCGAAGAAAATTTACGAGAGAATCTTAAAAAATATGGTATAAAGGAGGGTTTATGA
- a CDS encoding aspartate-semialdehyde dehydrogenase — protein MRKFNVAVVGATGAVGEEIFRVMEEVSFPVNELLPLASARSAGSEVEFNGKSYKVVELTESVFDEHEIDIAFFSAGGSISAKFAPLAAQSGAVVIDNTSHFRMDEDVPLVVPECNPQDIVKWVNRGIIANPNCSTIQMVQALKPLDDTYGITRVDVATYQAASGAGKEGMEELVLQLQKFFEFKLDECEPKIFAHQLAFNLIPHIDVFLDNDYTKEEMKMVNETQKILHKNIEVSATCVRVPVLRSHSEAITIHFSQDINADKAREVLRAAPSIVIEDEPSKKIYPMPLTASDTNYTYVGRIRKDNYRDNVLHLWCVADQIRVGAATNAVRIAQKWAQMQE, from the coding sequence ATGAGAAAGTTTAATGTTGCAGTAGTAGGCGCTACAGGTGCGGTCGGCGAAGAAATTTTCCGTGTGATGGAAGAAGTTAGCTTCCCTGTAAATGAGCTGTTGCCGCTTGCAAGCGCAAGAAGTGCCGGAAGCGAAGTTGAGTTTAACGGCAAGTCCTATAAGGTCGTAGAGCTTACTGAAAGCGTATTTGATGAGCATGAGATCGATATCGCATTTTTTAGTGCAGGCGGATCGATATCTGCGAAATTCGCACCCCTTGCGGCTCAAAGCGGAGCGGTTGTGATAGACAACACAAGCCACTTCAGGATGGATGAAGATGTGCCTTTGGTGGTTCCTGAGTGCAATCCGCAAGATATAGTCAAATGGGTAAACCGCGGCATCATTGCCAATCCAAACTGCTCGACTATCCAAATGGTGCAAGCGCTTAAGCCTCTTGATGACACATACGGCATAACTCGCGTAGATGTCGCCACATATCAAGCCGCAAGCGGTGCGGGCAAAGAGGGCATGGAGGAGCTTGTCTTACAGCTTCAAAAATTCTTTGAATTTAAACTTGACGAGTGCGAACCAAAAATTTTCGCTCACCAACTGGCATTTAACCTCATCCCTCATATCGACGTGTTTTTAGACAACGACTACACGAAAGAAGAGATGAAAATGGTAAACGAAACACAAAAGATTCTCCATAAAAATATCGAAGTAAGTGCGACCTGCGTGCGTGTGCCGGTGCTTAGAAGCCACTCCGAGGCTATCACTATACACTTTAGCCAAGATATCAATGCCGACAAAGCAAGAGAGGTATTAAGAGCCGCGCCTAGTATCGTCATAGAGGACGAGCCTTCAAAGAAAATTTATCCTATGCCTCTAACCGCAAGCGACACCAACTACACTTATGTAGGCAGAATTCGAAAAGACAACTACCGAGATAACGTCCTTCACCTTTGGTGTGTAGCCGATCAAATTCGCGTAGGAGCCGCAACCAACGCGGTAAGAATCGCTCAAAAATGGGCGCAAATGCAAGAGTAA
- a CDS encoding YqhA family protein: MFSKVFEKILLASNKFTILPVIFGLLGAIVLFIIASYDVLVIMNDVWNYFFKGIHPDNFHSDVVGVIVGAIDLYLMALVLYIFSFGIYELFISEIEALKESKQSKVLEVHSLDELKDKIGKVIIMVLIVNFFQRVLHANFTTPLEMTYLAVSILALCLGLYFLHKGEH, from the coding sequence ATGTTTTCAAAAGTATTTGAAAAAATCTTGCTTGCAAGCAATAAATTTACCATACTTCCCGTTATATTCGGTCTGCTTGGGGCTATCGTGCTCTTTATCATAGCAAGTTACGATGTGTTGGTTATCATGAATGACGTTTGGAACTACTTCTTTAAAGGTATTCATCCTGATAATTTCCACTCGGATGTAGTGGGCGTTATCGTAGGAGCGATCGATCTATATCTAATGGCGCTGGTTCTTTATATCTTTAGTTTCGGTATCTATGAACTCTTTATCTCGGAGATTGAAGCTCTTAAGGAGTCAAAACAAAGCAAGGTTTTAGAGGTACACTCGCTTGACGAGCTAAAAGACAAGATCGGAAAAGTCATCATTATGGTCTTAATCGTAAATTTCTTCCAGCGCGTCTTGCACGCAAATTTCACAACTCCGCTTGAGATGACTTATCTTGCAGTGTCGATTCTTGCGCTTTGTCTTGGGCTTTACTTCTTGCACAAAGGCGAACACTGA
- a CDS encoding energy-coupling factor ABC transporter ATP-binding protein, producing the protein MLVEAKNLSFSYGKSVLFENINLQISSSSRIVIYGANGSGKSTFLSILAGIASPNSGEIIKQDNLQISYLFQNSFDQFVAPTVIEDVAFSLLASGVNPKIAQQRAMDMLEKFEISHLADRSIYYLSGGEKRLVAIAGALIKDADLYLFDEPFNELDDVKSALTLANLNAKNKPFVVITHSKKEILSKEAQCFLFTANGLLKQEQ; encoded by the coding sequence ATGCTGGTAGAGGCTAAGAATTTATCTTTTAGTTACGGCAAAAGCGTGCTTTTTGAAAATATAAATTTGCAAATTTCTTCAAGTTCAAGAATTGTGATTTATGGAGCTAACGGGAGCGGTAAAAGCACGTTTTTATCAATTCTTGCAGGTATAGCTTCGCCAAATTCGGGCGAGATAATAAAACAGGACAATCTGCAAATTTCATATCTTTTTCAAAACAGCTTTGATCAATTCGTAGCCCCAACCGTCATCGAAGATGTCGCTTTTTCGCTTTTAGCTAGCGGGGTTAATCCCAAAATTGCACAACAAAGGGCTATGGATATGCTTGAGAAATTTGAAATTTCTCATCTTGCAGATAGATCGATTTACTATCTTTCAGGCGGCGAGAAACGGCTTGTGGCGATAGCCGGCGCTTTGATAAAAGACGCTGATTTGTATTTGTTTGATGAGCCTTTTAACGAACTTGATGATGTTAAATCAGCTCTTACGCTTGCAAATTTAAATGCCAAAAATAAGCCTTTTGTGGTGATAACTCATAGCAAAAAAGAAATTTTAAGCAAAGAGGCGCAATGCTTTTTATTTACCGCAAACGGGCTTTTAAAGCAGGAGCAATGA
- a CDS encoding CbiQ family ECF transporter T component, with amino-acid sequence MSRPVCYLLSIIVYDIFLLNASEIYAVDFVAPVLSFILFQKDKKRALVWLLYLNIFLIFIVASYALNGDFASAKSIFVRTNLILLLVLSLLLGKDSYFVIKALFSLRLPQKLIAIMMIYAKVFEELLVWVKDMPKTLKIRGVKREISLFFFKAYASLIGKIIVSGLDRSFGIFNAMKVRGYSGKIAFLPALRASLAEILLFVIVILTAIFRAYKNFI; translated from the coding sequence ATGAGCCGACCGGTTTGCTATCTTTTAAGCATTATCGTTTATGATATCTTTTTGCTAAATGCGAGCGAAATTTATGCGGTTGATTTTGTAGCGCCCGTGCTTTCTTTTATCCTGTTTCAAAAAGATAAAAAAAGAGCTCTTGTTTGGCTGCTTTATTTAAATATATTTTTGATTTTTATCGTTGCTTCTTACGCTTTAAACGGCGATTTTGCAAGTGCAAAAAGCATTTTTGTAAGGACGAATTTAATATTACTTTTGGTTTTAAGCTTGCTTCTTGGCAAGGATAGTTATTTTGTTATTAAGGCTCTTTTTTCTTTGCGCTTACCGCAAAAATTAATCGCCATAATGATGATTTACGCTAAAGTTTTTGAAGAGCTTTTAGTGTGGGTCAAGGATATGCCAAAAACTCTTAAAATTCGCGGTGTCAAACGTGAAATTTCGCTTTTTTTCTTTAAGGCTTATGCAAGCCTTATCGGTAAGATTATCGTTAGCGGGCTTGATCGTTCGTTTGGCATATTTAACGCTATGAAGGTGCGAGGATATAGCGGAAAGATAGCGTTTTTACCTGCTTTGCGGGCAAGCTTGGCAGAAATTTTACTGTTTGTAATTGTTATTTTAACGGCTATTTTTAGAGCTTATAAAAATTTTATCTAA
- the cbiM gene encoding cobalt transporter CbiM has translation MHISEGILNSEILVAGWIVSGGICAYALYKLDFESIPKVAMLTALFFLGSFVHIPVGPSSVHLLFNGIIGALGGLQAFLAIMIALLFQALLYGFGGIGVLGVNTFIMAAPAVLVWYFLRPHLSLKPNLISFIGGFAPVLLSVALLITILLISSARLDYAVYMIFIFNLPLMFIEGLISVFALRFILRYKPNFL, from the coding sequence TTGCACATATCAGAAGGAATTTTAAATAGCGAAATTTTAGTTGCGGGCTGGATTGTCTCGGGCGGAATTTGCGCTTATGCGCTTTATAAGCTTGATTTTGAGAGTATCCCGAAAGTCGCTATGCTAACGGCGCTGTTTTTCCTTGGATCTTTTGTGCATATCCCCGTGGGTCCAAGTAGCGTACATCTGCTTTTTAACGGCATTATCGGTGCGCTTGGTGGCTTGCAGGCGTTTTTAGCCATTATGATAGCGCTACTTTTCCAAGCTCTGCTTTACGGTTTTGGAGGTATAGGCGTACTTGGGGTAAATACCTTTATAATGGCGGCTCCTGCAGTTTTGGTGTGGTATTTTTTAAGGCCGCACTTAAGCTTAAAACCGAATTTGATCTCCTTTATCGGTGGATTTGCGCCTGTTTTACTAAGCGTTGCCTTGCTTATAACCATACTTTTAATAAGCAGCGCAAGGCTTGATTATGCTGTTTATATGATTTTTATTTTTAATCTGCCTTTGATGTTTATAGAGGGCTTGATATCGGTTTTTGCACTGCGTTTTATCTTGCGTTATAAGCCAAATTTCTTATGA